Genomic segment of Benincasa hispida cultivar B227 chromosome 1, ASM972705v1, whole genome shotgun sequence:
ACTTTGGAAGATTAATGGGTGGGGAGGAGACATATCTGTGTTTTATTCTCGACTGTATCATTTGTCGTCTCCAAAAAAATTACTTCGTTTTCGATTTTTTAGTGTGGTCTGGGAGCTCTTGTTCCTTTTCTTTTAGGTTATGTCGTTCTCTTTCCGATAGGGAATCTATGGATGTGGCTGCTCTTCTTTCCTTACTTGAGGGTCATTCTTTTAGACTGGGGAGAAGGGATATCAAATTTTGGAACTCCAATCCTTTGGAAGGGTTCTCGTGCAAgtctttctttcaatatttgGTTGATCTTTCCCCATTAGGTGAGTCGGTCTATTGGTGTGATTACTCATAGTTGGAACCCTTTCTAAAACGGATTTCCCCTTTTTTGTGGGCTCAATTTTTTATATGCACATATATTCtatcattttttcttcttgttattttcattaaaaaaaaaaaatgtaggatCTAGGATTTGTCCCAGTTAACCAAGTGCTTTATGTACccgacattgttctttacccaAAGAAAGTGTCTGAAGAGTTTCTCAATCATCTTAGAAATCTTTGAGGGCGTTTCAAAAATGAACACATAGATATATGGGAaagtttattttcttctttcctcaTTTTATGCCAAACACTGATGTTTTTATGTTCATTTGCAGTTCATCTCGCTTGTACATTTTTCAAGGGCCAAATCATTTGATGCTACCTGTAAGCTTCCTTTggcattttatttttaactcaTTGATCACTAACCTTTTTAGTATTCTAGGGGCATGTTGAAGCATTGTAATGTGGCATTTGTTGAATACATATACAAACATGTCAACCAAGTTAATGTCTCTATTTGAAGGATCTACGTTAAGCAAATGCTACAAATTTTTTAATCTAGTGGGTTGCCAAGTGCAACCTTTTTTTTTAGCCTTTGCATGCAGTTAGCTTTCAGTTAAAATCTAGGCGTATTTACAACTTGATCTTGATTTGAACAAGTATGTTGCcagttgagattttttttttttgggggggacTGAACACCAGGAAGCAGACCTGACAATGATAAAGAAGGCTAAGATTCGGGAAGATACACTGGACCGAGAAGCTTCACTTCGACGAGCACGACAGGAAGCATCTCTTGCTGATGGAATATCTTGGGGCATGGGAGAAGATGCTGTTGAAGAGGCTGAGGTTTGTGCAATGAATCAACAAAAAACTCATTTAGGATCCTACACAGATTTTCTTAGGTTACTAGTCACACTTCAATTTGACCATGTTATTTTATTGGGATTAAATAGTATAGTTTTCTGATAGATGAGTAATTACTTTGTTCTGAATATTTAGGATGAAGTTGATGAAGTCACATGGCAAACGTACAAAGGGCAGCTAACAGAAAAGCAGCAGAAAACTCGTGAGAAGGTTTTGAAAAGAACAGAAAAGGTTGGTCAATAACATCCTTTTTGGTTTTAAAACGATATGGGAAGATTGATATGTTTTAAAACGAACTGACAAGGTTAGTCAACATCAttctttttggttttaaaatgaTGTACGAACTGACAAGGTTAGTCAACATCAttctttttggttttaaaatgaTGTGGGGACGTGGGGAGATTGATATTTGTTACCGCATGTTGCAATGCAATACGAACTCTTAAGTTTGCCAAAGGACTTTGGCCACAGTCCATATCTCAAAAATTAGATGTTGCAAAACCTCCACCATCATAAGAAACGGTCTCTATTGCACACCAAACAATAACCAAAGACTCTAGAAAGCGAATTCATGTTGACAGCACAAGCTGACACCTCTAAAGAATAAGGGCAAGTCCTCCAACGCTCCTTTACAACAAGTAGGCGTGCCTCTGGATAAGGTCCAATGTGTTTCCTTACTTTTCTTGGTGGAATGATGTCAAAGAAAGACTCACTTGGATTTGTTAGTGACAGCTTTTGTTGGTTATATAATTGGAAGTAAATAAAAGAGAATTTTGCATTCAAGGTTGACGATGTGGAATCTACTTTGGGTTAGTtgatttcttaatcaattaattatttttaaatatttaattataggtCAAGAGATATAAAATCTCTAGATTAATTAATCTATTTTACTTCATTATATTCTAGGTCATTCTGCGTCCTTTTCTTTACATTgtagtttgtttattttatttacttgatGATTTGTAGACATGTCATTATTACTTTATTGGTAATTGGTATGACATCTTGGATAAACCTACCTTTTGTAAGGTTATTCCATCATTGGCACATATTTTAACCGGTCTTAACATCTCTATTTCTCATACTTTTTTCTTTCTAGTTTTTGAATGTGAAGGGCTCATATTTAGCTTCAAGCTATCTCTAGAAGTGCACGTCAGCTGTAATGTTGAATAAGCACCATAATCTCTAGAAACTCATTtttgatgacataaaacattGTTGTGATGTTCTTCCTTACATATATGCTGCTATGTTACTGGTGCACTCATACATGGGCTACATGCACGTGGGATACAGATTTCTCAcatgaagaaagaaattgatGCAATTCGTGCTAAAGACATTTCTCAAGGTGGATTGACACAAGGGCAGCAAACTCAGATCGCTAGGAATGAACAAAGAATTACTCAGGTGTAGCCCAGAATTATTAttcctatttattttatttttgctttttgtGATGCCCACTGTTTTTAGTTCTacgattttatcttttttttttttttttttttcctttttcaaaacaccattttaattgtttcttctcctaaaaataattttgatagATCATGGAAGAGCTTGAAAACTTGGAAGAGACACTGAATGATAGCATCAGGGAAAGCCTTGGTGCTCGTTCTGGGATCCGATCACGTGGTAAGAAGGGAGGAGGAATGGAAGACGATGAAGAATTTTTAAGGTATGTTCCAAAAGATGAATGTGGGATGAGAAGGGGGGAGGGGGGGTGTTAGTTTTGTTTGATGGAGAGCGAGAGGTTGTGTGATGAGGTTTGGGAGATGGCAAGGTTCAATGCCTCCTTGTGGGCGTTGTTAACTAGTACTATGACCTTAGTTTGATTATGTTGGATTGAAATTGCTTTTTGTAGTTTCTAGGGTCTCCTTTTTTGTTGAGCTTTGGTATGTTGTACATTCTATCATTTCTCTCAATGAAAGCTCTGTTTCTTACCAGAAAGAGAAAAACTACAAATGTAGATATGTTCTTATCATATCTATTGAGAAATGGAGGATGTGGTTGACCCAATATTCCAGTATTATGGTGGCTTTCTACTGTATAAGCGAATACACAGTGACTCATAAAATTTTATGTTCTATCTTTCAGTGATGATGATGATTTCTATGACCGAACGAAGAAGccttcaaataaaaaaactgGCGAAAATCAATCAATTGAAACAGCTGATTCTCTACTTGATAAGAGAGATGCCATCAAGAAAGACATGGAAGAAAAAAGAGGATTGCTTTTGAGTGAGGAGAACAAAATGGAATCGCATGCAGATTTGGACACTGGCACTGATGCTCTCGATGCTTACATGTCAGGGCTTTCATCTCAGCTAGGTTTGGTTCTCAGACATATAGTATAAGATACCTTGGTTTGCTGTTCTATACATATTTAtactttcttcttttgttatttccATGCTCATGCATATTATGTTTAGTATATAACATCCAACACATTTTTTGCAGCTAAAAATTCTGTAATAAATGTGAAAATCAATCTAATATTTTACCTTTTATGTGAAGGATGAGACTAACTATTGTGACTAATACTTAAAGAAAGATATTATCTGCAAATTTATATGGTATGTTGTTGCATAATGGTAGATAACTTTTCTTCTGACTTCTGTTGCTGATCTGATAATTGTTGGCAGTGCTTGACAAAACCACCAAGCTACAGAATGAATTATCATCTCTTCAGTCAGAACTAGATAGAATTTTGTACCTGTTGAAAATTGCTGATCCATCAGGAGAAGCAGCCAAAAAAAGGGGAACTTCAGCCCAGAAAAGTGACTCAAATCTAGGAGCAAAGCCTGAAAAATCTAATGTTTCTGCTTCTGTTAATGGGAAACCATGCAAGGAGGCACTAAAAGACACTGATTCTAAAGAACAAGTGGTGGATGCCAAACAAAAAGTGAAACCTGCTCACGATAGTGTTGAACCTAATGAGTCAGTTACTGAAAAGATTGTGGATGatacaaaagataaaaaaactATCAGTTATACTGTTGTAAAGCCCCAGTGGCTTGGGGCTATCGAAGAAATTAAGCCAGAAGAAATTCAAAAGGACGCTGCACCCGTGGATATACAAGAATCTGATGATTTTGTTGACTACAAAGACAGGAAAGAGGTTCTTCAGAATTCTGATAATAAGCCTGCAAAAATTGATTCCGTGATTGAGAGTGCTGCCCCAGGTTTGATTTTGAGAAAACGGAAGCAAGAAGATCAATCTGATAGCCGCTTAGATGCCTCTCAACAGTCAACATCATCTTCTGAGGCAGAGAGAGCAGAATTCAAGGCAGAGGATGCTGTGGCTTTGCTGTTAAAGCACCAAAGAGGGTATCATGGATCAGATGAGGAAGAAGTTAGACATGAAAGCAAGCGCTCGACAGCTCGGAACATATCAAAAAAGGATGAGAAGAAGTCCAAGAGGGTACTTGGTCCTGAAAAACCGTCATTTCTTGATGCAAAAGCTGATTATGAATCATGGGTACCTCCTGAAGGTAAATTCTTTACCGAATGAATATGGTCCTACTATTAATCTTGGGACTTCTGACACTCTAATGTTATATTTTCAATATGCAGGCCAATCCGGCGATGGGCGGACAGCATTAAATGAACGTTATGGGTACTAATATTCCATGTTTCTAACAATATTGCCTGAAATTGGGTCTCTTTCACCCTTTTCGGAAAGATGCAGTTGATCACTGTCCATAAATTACGTCATCAACCCGAGCTGCTTTTTCCAGTGTATAGAAATAGAGGTAGCTAGGGTGCTGATGGCACCATGGCTCTACATGCAAAAGCCTTGTgttaaaagtttttaaaaaaagggaaaagaaagaaaaaaaagaaggaaatcaGCCAAAGATGTTGAAGAACTGAGGGAACTAGCAAGCTTGGAAAAGTTGCTTGTCTATATAACATGGTAAGATGGAATTGGAGAACTTGAAAAACTGTATGCTCTCTCTTATTCTGGAAGATGTATTGTAACATAGCACATACACAAAGGTAAGTTCTCTTGTCCAGAGAGGCATTCGTTTTCAAAGATTTGCAACAACCTTCTAGTAATACCAGCTGATGGTACGGAATAGTAGTTACGTTCGTGGGGGGTACTATAGACTTTTGACTCATTGTCCCTCCTCTGTAGGATCTCAGGTACTATAACCTTTTCCCATGAACATCTTTGAGTAGGTACTTTGTGGGGTTATTTGAATTACATTAGATACTTTAAAACAATAGTTGGAAGTCTCCGGTGCCGAAGACATATTTTGTGAGCACCCAAAGGTTTTTGAGTAATGTAAATGAAGTTTCATAAAGATAAGATGCAATTGAAGTTTCTTAAAAGTTTAATGTTGATGAAATCGTAATCAAACAAGTCCTAACTTAAtagattttattgaaaaaatgttaCATCAAAACCAAGGTGTGAATTCAAACGAACATCTTGAAGAAGGTAGGATCTATTGAATTATACATGGTTGATATCTgttgataattgatatttgatttgGATACTCTATTTTTTGAGGTCACtccattttttaaagaaaaaaaaattccgtTATTATGTCATTTAGTAAACattgttgttttaaaattagttattgATAATTTTAGCCGGTAGGCTATAAATTTGATTTCTGCAAATCTATTTAGCATCTTCACTTTGAAAAAGATCTTAAAAACTTTTAGAACGAGTACTAAATGTTAATGTTTATACTAcattagaaagaaagaaaaaaaagttaacaaattttcaattgtGCCTAGTAagttgttattaattttattttatgtaaacccAAGATTTTTAAGTAAATTATCATGGGAGAATATCACTAACATATAATGACAGAAAAATCTGATATATACTTGTCGAGAGACGTATAATCTAATTAGTTATCTTATTTATGTTCTTAtttctatactttcaaaatgtctaAATCTACGtttgaagtaaaagaaaaatataaaggaTCGTTTGGATTAAGGTTTTCTCAATGTCCAGGAATTAAGGATGCCTAGAAATTATATATCTGGGATGTATGAGAATTAAAGATAACTATGTTTGGTTGTGTAGAAAATGTTATTAACTTTTCTTGGGAATAAGTAATACATGTGTTTGGTGTTGCATAGAAATATTATTAGATTACccaagtaaatgttatttttgtttaaattgtgtgatcactttcaaaattttgtgcAATTATAAAGCatataactaataaaaaaaacttaccttaattggttttaaataattaatgtgcagttttatttttattatacaaTGGAAGACAACACTAAGCAAACTTACACTTCTCAATGGGTATGTAATTCCTTCACTTGTGTAGCTAAAAGATGCCTGAAAATTACGTTTTCctagataaataaacaaagtcCACAAACCAAACATGAACCTTATAAACTCATTCTCGTTCTCACTCTTTTTTCCCTCCAACCAAACAgtccaaatattttaaaagtagaaaaagaaTCAAATCTAGAAGTATGGAAATGGTATGTCTAGGAAAAGGTTGACATCCGTACAAGGGGGTACAAATGGTAAGCATAAATCCATAGTGATCCCAAGTTCCCATAAGCCATTGGAGTTAAGGATAAGGCGTAAGGATGAGGTTTAATTTGTTAATGTTTGTGAGGCGGTGAAAGTGTGGGGAGACAGAAATCCAAAGCATGGGGAAAAACAAGAGCCTGCCCATCCCTTTCTGTTTCCAACACTTTACTCTTTACTttccttctctctctttttgtcTTTCCCTTTATCGTGGCTTTCTTTTACACCACATATGTTCCCCTCCACTCTCCACActcatttcctttttaaaatccaaagaaAAACCTAAATTATGACACAAAAATGGTTAATTGGTTTCCATATTCAACATTGCGATTAGAGTCTTTTAAGAGAGGAGAGagtaaacattctttttttttctttgtttatattcaGATTATATATTTTTGGGTATATATGGAAATTCATAATAACCATGTGAAAAAATAAAGTGGGTTTATGTTGGTAACTCTGTTCGGTACAATATCACTTACTCTAGGGATTGTATGAACAATGAAGAGCGATTATAACGGACCTCAAAATCAATAGTACAAGTACTATGCCAGTTGAACTACACTCATATTGGTGAAATATACTCAATTCTTTACAAGGGTAAATCTTATCTATAAATAAGACCCAGAACATATATGATTCATCATTGAGAAGATCTGAAAAATGCTTGAttggccttttatttagaattgttTTTAGTAAAATATTGTTAGATTTGATGTTGTTGGGTATTCAAGATTTGAGTAAGAGGACCAGATTTGTACTTCAATGGAGTGAAAACGGTCTACACCCTAACCTAAGAAAAGATTTATGAGCAGTGTGGCGTTGCTATGGAGCATTGTCGCAGCGCTTCAATTGAAGAAGAGACCATCTACGTGTTGCTGCCGCAGCTGCGGTGCCACTGAACATTTatgaaaaaattgtatttttagaaaatattgtCTACTAAACCTACAGTTTTCAACCTTCTTTCAGCATTAAAATTTTAGAGTCCTAGAGAGTGTTCTGATCGTGGAAAAGAGgtttgaaattgaggagagtgcTTGGAGACCATTCGTTGATTTTGAGGTGCAAATCAAGGAGTTTTTGACATTCTTCATCAACGGGATTCTCTGCGATTTGAGTTTTTCCCTATTCTTCTTACTTCTTACTCTTTAAATGGTTGTTAACATGTATGAGAATATGTTTATGACAACCATAAGTGGCTAGATGTATTTGTTCTAGGGTGTTGATAAGCTTATTTATGGATTTGAGTTAATATTTTGAATATCTAGAGATATCGTGGATTTGATTGTTTTTCAATGTTATTATGCTTGTTTCTATGTTGATTGACTATCAATGCATGTTATAACGTTCAATTCAAAAGATTGTATGTTTAATTGGACCTATAACATTAGGTTGTTGTTAAACTATCATAATTAAAAATAGTTAGATTAGCAATGAAAATTATTGATGACTTTGCTTAATGTCATGCTTTTTAACTTGATTTTAAGAGATTAGTAATCAAGTAAGACTGCATAAGAAAAGATTATTTTTACGAGaaaataatatgaataataGTTTCTAAATTAAAAGTATCAATGACACAAGATTTTATAGAACCCATGCACGACTTATTGAGTTCAATAAGAAAATCAACACCCTAGAACGCTTTTACCTTTGAAATTTGATCtttgtttctttatttttagttgtgttattttataatcatTGCTTCATCCTATTTTCAACCCTTAAATAAAGTCAAAACGATTATAGAATAGCTAAATCAATTTGGGAATTTGATCTTCGAAGGACAATACTCAATTTTTCATggtcattttactatattataactttaACATTAAATCGCCTTTTTGTGATAGTCAATGCTTATCATCGTttaattattgataaatataaaatgtaataattttttgttGCACACATGTAAActgataatattattatttcacatgtacatgcacaaaGTAAAATCTCAAGAGAATATAAGTCACAAACTAACCCATGCATTGATAACCCGTATATCATGAATTCAGTTGATAAGACATCTAAGTAATCATGTACATGGAAAACATAGACAGGCTAATGATGCAAAATATGCCACTTTTAGGCTtatgttttagcatgtttttaGGTGAAATTCAGTACATTCACGTGTTTATTTGGTTAAATGTCAAGTTTTGAGCATTTGGAGCACAATTTAAgaattcatgagttaaaattGAGCTTTTTGGGCATAAAAAAGACGAACATGAAGAGTTTCGAAATTGAAGAACTGAAAAAACCCAAAAGAGAAAGGAATTGAAAACTTGAagttaagaagaaaaagaaaatatttcggagcaaaaatactcttaatttaattagattatggattcctaatttattaaattaggatttcctaatttgattaaatatgaaTCCATATTGATGGCATTTGAAATGTGCTATCGTACTCTGCTTAACTCGGGTTCATTCTTAGATTTATATGGTACTCGTTCATTCCCGtctttaaggtaagtagatggaTTTCATTCTTAAGAGCTAATTTCGAGTCTCGAACAATGAGACTTCACCTtctcattgacccgagaggataagtttatagttggactataaactgtttgttcattcgAAGATCAGTGGTACggaagaaattagatgtaattacatgagtaaaatggtaatttgacccagttgtaattatgagtgatttgtgaaggatcaacttacagttgattgattatattcgtggacatagaaatatatctacaatgcaaagagtgcagtttttGGTCTTTAATGAAATGAtctgcagttaatgaatgttgattaatttaattaaagagtttaattaattaatctcgtatcattggaacttctaaTCTTTAGGTCaattaggtccccttactagctcattaaGGATTAAACAAgaatcatttaattttggattaatttgaatgattcaaattaaataagagaattaattatatgaggtacaattaatataatatatatagatacgttataatataaaattaatcttgaataaggttcaaaattatattttattatatgaaaaagataaatatttgaataagactcatatataattaatattatataaatgggattcatataaaattatagactaaaactaatatgaatgagatttatattaaaattataggttacaTCAGAGaatgttatttgaatatgattcaaatgaaattatataataatatttaatggTTGATTaactaatatttatataattatatattcaatttgatttaatatataaattatttaaattaaaatataattcacacagataaatattaattgtcacgtaaaaagaaaatttttgcttAGTGTAATAGTGGATTTGATCTCTATGTATCTTCTCCATCCAAAAGGATCCCACAATCCTATATTCTTTGTCTTGAGAATGACAAAgtttccaagtggtggtgtccaaaaAATGTTACTATTCGTGGACTAGAGAAGAGAGTTCGTGCTGTCTTGCAGTTTCAGTTCGTGGGAGGAAGATCCAAGAAGAaaatcttcaagggtaagtctccACATCCTTGTAAAGAAAGTATGCTGTAATTAAATGTTTATCTTATCTTCTgggatttctctctttttttcactatttccaaaatgatttttattgaCACATGTTCACACGCTTCTGCTATGGAATTCCATTTCTTCAGCTAAAAAATTTaacatcaaaattttattaaagagatTCAAGATGACTCAAGCTCAAGTACTCAAAAGTATAGAACTGAATAGATTCACAACTGACTTAaattcaaatgtgatttctCAAACAAATGAAGAATTCTAAATTGGCAAGATTGAagataattttcaaaactagacTATTCCAAGAATAGATTCTGCCACGATCTATTATCGCAATACTTTCAATTTTACTCAAAGTTGAGGAGTCAAGATGATAAAAGTTCCAATTCCTACTGAA
This window contains:
- the LOC120081887 gene encoding kanadaptin is translated as MTTAMGPPPPRNTSSSSPMDSDAGTLEGDSTFSSTATKAVMGPPPPKNPTPPDSEPPTLTATQENEQPVNSTNSGASEPIEKVSDGSASDKAVELASKEPQSVAVPYTIPSWSGAPSHRFYLEVLKDGCIIDQFDVYEKGAYMFGRVDLCDFVLEHPTISRFHAVLQFRSNGNAYLYDLGSTHGSFINKNQVKKRIFVDLHVGDVIRFGHSSRLYIFQGPNHLMLPEADLTMIKKAKIREDTLDREASLRRARQEASLADGISWGMGEDAVEEAEDEVDEVTWQTYKGQLTEKQQKTREKVLKRTEKISHMKKEIDAIRAKDISQGGLTQGQQTQIARNEQRITQIMEELENLEETLNDSIRESLGARSGIRSRGKKGGGMEDDEEFLSDDDDFYDRTKKPSNKKTGENQSIETADSLLDKRDAIKKDMEEKRGLLLSEENKMESHADLDTGTDALDAYMSGLSSQLVLDKTTKLQNELSSLQSELDRILYLLKIADPSGEAAKKRGTSAQKSDSNLGAKPEKSNVSASVNGKPCKEALKDTDSKEQVVDAKQKVKPAHDSVEPNESVTEKIVDDTKDKKTISYTVVKPQWLGAIEEIKPEEIQKDAAPVDIQESDDFVDYKDRKEVLQNSDNKPAKIDSVIESAAPGLILRKRKQEDQSDSRLDASQQSTSSSEAERAEFKAEDAVALLLKHQRGYHGSDEEEVRHESKRSTARNISKKDEKKSKRVLGPEKPSFLDAKADYESWVPPEGQSGDGRTALNERYGY